From Chryseobacterium salivictor, a single genomic window includes:
- a CDS encoding 1-phosphofructokinase family hexose kinase — protein sequence MKKSVLTITLNPSVDKSSSVQNIVPRLKLRCKAPKHEAGGGGINVSRGLARLGISSDVFFTSGGRTGQLLEEILQTERLHTFPLDISTETRENFTVTDTVSKEQYRFIFPGGKLTLKEQKKITDFVDRINPCPDFVVFSGSLPPGVDPIFLSQLVNKCKAKGSNVIVDTSGEALKTAIEAGLFLIKPSVRELSAFVGKDKLEDSEIEQAAQRIISRGKAKIVVVSLGSGGAVLFSENEKIQVAAPVVKVKSTVGAGDSMVAGMLSVLINGGDHKKMISMGIACGSAATMTEGTGLFTKENAERLFNDIQNQK from the coding sequence ATGAAAAAATCTGTTCTAACCATTACTTTAAATCCGTCAGTAGACAAAAGCAGCAGCGTACAAAACATAGTACCACGATTGAAACTACGGTGCAAAGCCCCCAAACATGAGGCAGGAGGTGGCGGCATCAATGTTTCCAGAGGATTAGCAAGACTGGGGATTTCCTCAGATGTTTTCTTTACCTCCGGAGGAAGAACTGGCCAGTTGTTGGAAGAAATACTCCAGACCGAGAGACTCCATACATTCCCGCTTGACATTTCCACAGAAACCAGAGAAAACTTTACTGTTACGGATACCGTTAGCAAAGAGCAATATCGTTTTATATTCCCCGGCGGAAAGCTTACCTTGAAAGAACAAAAAAAAATAACAGATTTTGTCGACAGGATAAATCCCTGTCCCGATTTTGTAGTGTTTAGTGGCAGCCTTCCACCAGGGGTTGATCCAATTTTTTTGAGCCAACTTGTTAATAAATGCAAAGCCAAAGGCAGTAACGTCATTGTAGACACCTCAGGGGAAGCGCTCAAAACTGCGATAGAAGCAGGTTTATTTTTAATCAAGCCCAGCGTACGGGAACTGAGTGCTTTTGTTGGAAAAGACAAGCTGGAAGACAGTGAGATAGAACAGGCCGCCCAACGTATAATTTCGCGGGGAAAAGCTAAAATAGTTGTCGTATCATTAGGTTCTGGCGGAGCTGTTTTATTTTCAGAAAATGAAAAGATTCAAGTTGCAGCTCCTGTGGTAAAAGTGAAAAGTACGGTGGGTGCCGGTGACAGTATGGTTGCCGGTATGCTGTCTGTCCTGATCAACGGAGGAGACCATAAAAAAATGATTTCAATGGGGATTGCATGTGGATCTGCTGCTACAATGACAGAAGGAACGGGACTGTTTACAAAAGAAAATGCAGAACGTCTTTTTAATGACATTCAAAATCAAAAATAA
- a CDS encoding ISAon1 family transposase — protein MIVKPLLKCTVWRVKNSSANTKTYKTWKEKSHAQEWLIYPENMSQSLSIDEVALSSGELYTVVTSKKAKGKKGCLVAIIKETRAETIIEHLLKINRRLRLNVKEITLDMAGSMKLIAKRCFSNAKRTIDRFHVQQLASEALQEIRIKQRWKAIEQESDDILNARKNKEIYQPERYSNGDSRKQLLARSRHLLYKSSFHWTESQKERAQILFSEYPDLHHAYQLTEALRNVYHKKNTKEIAMLKLARWYHQVEASGFKSFAILLKTFTIHYNDILNYFNHRSTNASAESFNAKIKKFRSNFRGVRDRAFFLFRLQNIFA, from the coding sequence TTGATTGTAAAACCATTGCTGAAATGTACGGTGTGGCGGGTAAAAAATTCCAGCGCCAATACAAAAACATATAAAACCTGGAAAGAGAAATCCCATGCACAGGAGTGGCTCATTTATCCCGAAAACATGTCACAATCCTTGTCGATAGATGAAGTAGCCTTGTCTAGCGGAGAACTTTATACCGTGGTCACGTCTAAAAAAGCGAAGGGTAAAAAAGGTTGTCTGGTTGCCATTATTAAAGAAACTCGTGCAGAAACCATCATAGAACATTTACTGAAAATCAACCGTAGGTTAAGGTTAAACGTAAAAGAAATCACTCTGGATATGGCCGGTTCCATGAAACTCATTGCCAAGAGATGCTTCTCCAATGCCAAACGAACCATTGACCGGTTCCATGTACAGCAACTTGCCTCAGAAGCACTGCAGGAAATCCGTATCAAGCAGCGATGGAAAGCTATAGAGCAGGAAAGCGATGACATCCTAAATGCCAGGAAAAATAAAGAAATCTACCAACCGGAACGGTATTCAAATGGAGACAGTAGAAAACAGCTCCTGGCACGAAGCAGGCATTTGCTGTATAAGAGCTCCTTCCACTGGACTGAATCCCAGAAAGAACGCGCCCAAATCCTATTCAGTGAATATCCGGATCTCCACCACGCTTACCAACTAACAGAAGCTTTAAGAAACGTCTACCACAAGAAAAACACCAAAGAAATCGCTATGTTAAAATTAGCAAGATGGTATCACCAGGTGGAAGCGTCTGGCTTTAAATCTTTTGCTATCCTATTAAAAACTTTTACCATCCACTATAATGATATCCTAAACTACTTCAATCATCGAAGTACGAATGCATCCGCAGAATCTTTCAATGCAAAAATTAAAAAATTTAGAAGCAACTTTAGAGGAGTCAGAGATCGGGCGTTTTTTCTATTCAGACTACAAAATATTTTTGCATAA
- the tsaD gene encoding tRNA (adenosine(37)-N6)-threonylcarbamoyltransferase complex transferase subunit TsaD: MSDSIILGIESSCDDTSAAVLKGNIILSNIAANQEIHNEYGGVVPELASRAHQQNIIPVVRKAVDKANIQQKDISAVGFTRGPGLLGSLLVGTSFAKSLAMSLNIPLIEVNHLQAHILAHFIDDANPQPPKFPFLCLTVSGGHTMIVVVRDYFDMEIIGKTIDDAAGEAFDKIGKIFGLDYPAGPIIDRLSKNGDGNSFKFNKPRIENYNYSFSGIKTSVLYFIQKEVRKNPDFIKENLNDLCASVQQTLVEILMDKLEKAAEELNIREVAIAGGVSANSALREAMQKNAEKLGWNIYIPKFEYTTDNAAMIAMVAKLKFDRGEFTDLSVSATARYDIEEEGFK, from the coding sequence ATGAGTGACTCAATAATTTTAGGGATTGAATCTTCCTGCGACGACACTTCTGCTGCCGTTCTCAAAGGGAATATCATCCTCTCCAACATCGCTGCCAATCAGGAAATCCACAACGAATATGGTGGTGTGGTTCCGGAATTGGCGTCTCGTGCGCATCAACAAAACATTATCCCGGTTGTCCGAAAAGCAGTCGATAAAGCAAATATACAACAAAAAGATATTTCTGCGGTCGGTTTTACAAGAGGGCCTGGACTTTTAGGATCTCTTTTGGTCGGAACTTCTTTCGCTAAATCATTAGCAATGAGTTTAAATATTCCTTTAATTGAGGTGAATCATCTCCAGGCGCATATTTTAGCTCATTTTATCGATGATGCAAATCCCCAGCCACCGAAATTCCCTTTCCTCTGTCTCACCGTTTCCGGAGGGCATACCATGATCGTGGTGGTCAGAGATTATTTCGATATGGAAATTATCGGAAAAACCATTGATGATGCTGCTGGTGAAGCTTTCGATAAAATCGGTAAAATTTTCGGTTTAGATTATCCTGCGGGACCAATAATTGACAGATTATCAAAAAACGGCGATGGAAATTCGTTTAAATTCAATAAACCACGGATAGAAAATTACAATTATTCTTTTAGTGGAATTAAAACTTCTGTGCTTTATTTCATCCAGAAAGAAGTTCGTAAAAACCCAGATTTCATTAAAGAAAACCTCAACGATTTATGTGCTTCTGTACAGCAGACCCTCGTTGAAATTTTAATGGATAAATTAGAAAAAGCGGCCGAAGAACTTAATATCAGAGAAGTTGCTATTGCCGGTGGCGTCTCCGCCAATTCCGCTTTACGGGAAGCGATGCAGAAAAACGCCGAGAAATTAGGATGGAATATTTACATCCCGAAATTTGAATATACCACGGATAATGCTGCGATGATTGCAATGGTCGCCAAGTTAAAATTTGACCGTGGCGAATTTACCGATTTATCAGTTTCTGCCACGGCAAGATATGATATTGAGGAGGAGGGGTTTAAGTAA
- the mce gene encoding methylmalonyl-CoA epimerase — MKIEHLGIAVKSLGTSDDLFAKLLGKENYKQETVEREGVTTSFYELGESKIELLEATNPDSAIAKFLDKRGEGIHHIAFGVENIYTEIERLKAAGFIFISEEPKDGADNKLIVFLHPKSTNGILIELCQEKP, encoded by the coding sequence ATGAAAATAGAACATCTCGGTATTGCCGTAAAATCTTTAGGAACATCGGACGACTTATTTGCTAAATTATTAGGCAAAGAAAACTACAAACAGGAAACCGTGGAAAGGGAAGGCGTTACCACTTCCTTCTATGAATTAGGTGAAAGCAAAATCGAACTCCTGGAAGCGACCAATCCCGATAGTGCCATTGCCAAATTCCTCGATAAACGCGGAGAAGGGATTCATCATATTGCGTTTGGAGTAGAAAATATTTATACAGAAATCGAACGCTTAAAAGCGGCAGGATTCATCTTTATCTCCGAAGAACCGAAAGACGGTGCCGACAATAAACTCATCGTTTTCCTTCATCCGAAATCTACGAACGGTATTTTAATAGAACTGTGTCAGGAGAAACCTTAA
- a CDS encoding ATP-binding protein, with protein MVTSQFRVQDWYDIIGEKTIADTILDWLIHQSHRLELKVESMHKKRGINRAEN; from the coding sequence ATTGTAACCTCACAGTTTCGGGTTCAGGATTGGTATGATATTATTGGCGAAAAAACCATTGCTGACACTATTTTAGACTGGCTGATCCACCAATCTCACCGCCTCGAACTGAAGGTAGAATCGATGCACAAAAAAAGAGGAATAAACAGAGCCGAAAATTAA
- a CDS encoding response regulator, whose protein sequence is MEKKRVLIIEDNEDIRENTSDLLTLASYEVFQADNGRKGVEMAIEHMPDVILCDIIMPEMDGYGVLHLLSNREDTALIPFVFITAKTDRTEIRKGIEMGADDYLTKPFDDTELLSAIESRLKKKELQKSMYTSTLTKMTNLFLDSHGLDELKKSFDERKIKFFKKKQIIYYEGDPANTAYLVLSGSVKTTKMTEDGKELMTGTYHPDDYFGIVSLFSGKEYKETAEVLEDSTLCSVPKEVIEQLLHKYPDIAEKFITILAQNVIDHEEQLLQLAYYSVRKRMAEVLIKLHANHSPTNCFEISRENLAAMAGMASETVSRILSDFKTEKLINKNAGVITILNLKGLQKLKN, encoded by the coding sequence ATGGAAAAAAAACGCGTTCTGATTATTGAAGACAATGAAGACATCCGTGAGAATACTTCCGACCTTCTTACACTGGCAAGCTATGAAGTTTTCCAGGCGGATAATGGGAGAAAAGGGGTAGAAATGGCTATTGAACATATGCCGGATGTTATCCTGTGCGATATTATAATGCCGGAAATGGATGGGTACGGTGTCCTCCATCTGCTGAGCAACCGGGAAGATACCGCATTGATTCCCTTTGTTTTTATTACTGCAAAAACCGATAGAACAGAAATCAGAAAAGGAATCGAAATGGGAGCAGATGACTATCTCACAAAACCTTTCGATGATACCGAACTCCTGAGTGCAATTGAAAGCAGGCTGAAAAAGAAAGAACTACAGAAAAGCATGTACACCTCTACGCTCACCAAGATGACCAATCTATTTCTGGATTCACACGGCCTTGATGAATTAAAAAAATCATTTGACGAAAGAAAAATTAAATTCTTTAAAAAAAAGCAGATCATTTATTATGAAGGCGATCCTGCAAATACCGCTTATTTAGTTCTTTCAGGATCCGTTAAAACAACAAAAATGACTGAGGACGGTAAAGAACTGATGACAGGAACTTATCATCCCGACGACTATTTTGGAATTGTATCCCTGTTTTCTGGAAAAGAATATAAGGAAACAGCCGAGGTATTGGAAGATAGTACATTATGCTCTGTGCCAAAAGAAGTTATAGAGCAGCTGCTGCATAAATATCCTGACATTGCCGAAAAATTCATCACCATTTTAGCACAGAATGTTATTGATCACGAAGAACAATTATTACAGCTCGCTTATTATTCCGTCCGAAAAAGAATGGCCGAAGTACTGATCAAACTCCATGCGAATCATTCACCCACCAACTGTTTCGAAATCTCAAGAGAAAATCTTGCTGCGATGGCAGGAATGGCCAGTGAAACGGTAAGCAGGATTCTCAGCGATTTCAAAACAGAAAAACTCATTAATAAAAATGCAGGGGTGATTACAATTCTTAATCTCAAAGGTCTTCAAAAACTTAAAAATTAA
- a CDS encoding asparaginase produces MKRKVLLIYTGGTIGMEKDYETGSLQAFDFGNIFQKIPEMKLIECEVSVYPFKKPVDSSDMGPKEWKFIANHIGENYDNYDGFLILHGTDTMSYTASVLSFMLKNLKKPVILTGSQLPIGDLRTDAKENLLTSLYYASLYENNEAVIQEVTIYFEYKLLRGNRTLKYSAEFFDAYQTPNYPVLGQSGVHLNVKKDYLWRNKTDDQFMVDDHISQDVLFWRIFPGMHLNHFTQIPNVKVLILQVFGSGTIFNTPKTLKTLQMLRDQGTEIVVISQCVSGGISFGKYSNSNIFTKIGAISGHDITAESAITKAMHLLDNPNYEGNFAENFVRNLCGEVTE; encoded by the coding sequence ATGAAAAGAAAAGTGCTCCTGATTTATACCGGTGGAACCATCGGCATGGAAAAAGATTACGAAACCGGCAGCTTGCAGGCCTTCGATTTTGGAAATATCTTCCAGAAAATTCCGGAAATGAAATTGATCGAGTGTGAAGTTTCGGTATATCCTTTTAAAAAACCGGTCGATTCTTCGGATATGGGTCCAAAAGAATGGAAATTTATCGCCAATCATATTGGTGAAAACTATGATAACTACGACGGTTTTTTGATTCTGCACGGGACAGATACAATGTCGTACACCGCTTCTGTATTGAGTTTTATGTTGAAAAATTTAAAGAAACCCGTGATTTTGACAGGATCCCAGTTGCCCATCGGAGATTTGCGTACGGACGCGAAAGAAAACCTTCTGACGAGTTTGTATTATGCAAGTCTGTACGAAAATAACGAGGCGGTCATTCAGGAAGTTACGATTTATTTTGAATACAAATTACTGCGGGGAAACCGAACTTTGAAATATTCAGCAGAGTTTTTTGATGCTTATCAAACGCCGAATTATCCGGTTTTGGGTCAATCGGGCGTTCATTTGAATGTGAAGAAAGATTATCTGTGGCGAAACAAAACCGATGATCAATTTATGGTAGATGACCACATTTCGCAGGACGTTTTATTTTGGCGCATTTTTCCGGGAATGCATTTGAACCATTTTACGCAAATCCCCAATGTGAAGGTTTTGATTTTACAGGTTTTCGGTTCGGGGACTATTTTTAATACTCCAAAAACGCTAAAGACTTTGCAGATGTTGCGGGATCAGGGGACAGAAATCGTTGTCATCTCCCAGTGTGTTTCCGGCGGAATTAGTTTTGGAAAATATTCTAATTCTAATATTTTCACAAAAATCGGTGCGATCAGTGGTCACGACATTACAGCGGAAAGCGCCATTACAAAAGCGATGCACCTTTTAGACAATCCTAATTATGAGGGAAACTTTGCCGAAAACTTTGTGCGGAATTTGTGCGGTGAGGTTACTGAATAA
- the rbfA gene encoding 30S ribosome-binding factor RbfA, whose amino-acid sequence MNESNRQRKVAQIIQEDLAEYFRKQASESKQSFLISVSDVKVTADLSIAKVYLSIFPPEFRKDIMKEILVNKSTYRNFLGQQMGKQVRIIPELNFYLDTTLDDVEKIEKELRGEGDNPIL is encoded by the coding sequence ATGAACGAAAGCAACAGACAAAGAAAAGTCGCCCAAATTATACAGGAAGATTTAGCGGAATATTTCCGTAAACAAGCCTCAGAAAGCAAACAGTCCTTTTTAATCTCCGTTTCTGATGTAAAAGTAACGGCCGATTTGAGTATTGCTAAAGTTTACCTGAGTATTTTTCCGCCAGAGTTCCGCAAAGATATTATGAAGGAAATTTTGGTCAACAAATCAACTTACCGAAACTTCCTGGGGCAACAAATGGGCAAACAGGTCCGGATAATCCCGGAACTTAATTTCTACCTGGATACCACTTTAGACGACGTGGAAAAAATTGAAAAAGAATTGAGAGGCGAAGGTGATAATCCAATCCTTTAA
- a CDS encoding RsmE family RNA methyltransferase: MKLFFGEVVPEVKINGEEQTHIVKVLRMRSGEEIALTDGKGNLAKGTLLFEGKKVSLDVQEIQEHLPNFPTQLHIAIAPTKNIDRIEFFVEKATEMGIAEITLLQTEKTERKNLNIDKLRKQTIAASKQSLRFHFPKVNDLTKFSDFIKDINPETTFVAHCDENLERTDLKQINAQKNITFLIGPEGDFSPNEIKILAEKGVKAVSLGNQRLRTETAGVFVAAWNYFINFE, from the coding sequence ATGAAACTTTTTTTTGGAGAGGTAGTTCCCGAAGTCAAAATCAACGGAGAAGAACAAACGCATATCGTAAAAGTTTTGCGGATGAGATCCGGGGAAGAGATTGCGTTGACCGATGGCAAAGGAAATCTCGCAAAAGGAACTCTTTTATTTGAAGGAAAAAAAGTGTCGCTCGACGTACAAGAAATTCAGGAGCATCTTCCTAATTTCCCGACGCAACTTCACATCGCAATTGCGCCGACGAAAAATATCGACCGCATCGAATTCTTTGTTGAAAAAGCGACAGAAATGGGAATTGCAGAAATCACTTTATTGCAAACCGAAAAAACAGAACGTAAAAACCTGAATATTGATAAGTTGCGAAAACAAACGATTGCAGCTTCAAAACAAAGTCTGCGCTTTCATTTTCCCAAAGTGAATGATTTGACAAAGTTTTCTGACTTTATCAAAGACATTAATCCTGAAACCACTTTTGTAGCCCACTGCGACGAAAACCTGGAACGAACTGATTTAAAACAGATTAACGCGCAGAAGAACATCACTTTTCTCATTGGTCCCGAAGGTGATTTTTCTCCTAATGAGATTAAAATTTTAGCTGAAAAAGGAGTAAAAGCAGTTTCGCTTGGGAACCAAAGATTACGCACAGAGACCGCAGGTGTTTTTGTAGCAGCCTGGAATTATTTTATTAACTTCGAATAA
- a CDS encoding ABC transporter permease: MKNTSFYIATRYLLAKKGSTAVTFITWLAAVAMMVAVAAMFIIISVFSGLEELNQDLIANVHADITIKSNTGKALSNIDNATKIIGQNKSIAHFSKVIEEKAYIRFRENGDIANLRGVDSAYIFVNPINQNILYGNYPSFKYSNEVLMENKLDNRLTIPVGEAADYATILMPKPGTGMISKEEDIFTKRDIIVSGIFPGNDQLDNTIISPIELARELLNLPKNSAYQIVIKLKDADKADEVKEQLSKLLGMDYDLKTKKEENAAFWKMINTEKLFIYLIFALVIFITTFNLAGAIIILQLDKKEQAKSLISLGMNFKSLRNIYFYTGLLIVFFGIICGLILGTAICYIQINTGFFKAGANTDLAFPVRINTLNYFIVTATAGIFGLAVAWLFSKVNKRHFKTS; encoded by the coding sequence TTGAAAAACACTTCATTTTATATCGCTACCCGCTATCTTTTAGCCAAAAAAGGTAGTACGGCCGTCACTTTCATTACGTGGCTCGCGGCAGTGGCGATGATGGTTGCAGTGGCTGCGATGTTTATCATCATCTCTGTTTTCTCGGGTTTAGAGGAACTCAACCAGGATTTAATTGCGAATGTGCACGCCGATATTACCATTAAAAGCAATACAGGAAAGGCACTGTCCAACATCGACAACGCAACAAAAATCATCGGACAAAATAAAAGCATTGCCCATTTCTCAAAAGTGATTGAAGAGAAGGCTTATATCCGTTTTCGTGAAAATGGAGATATCGCCAATTTGCGTGGGGTGGATTCTGCCTATATTTTTGTAAATCCCATCAATCAGAATATTTTATACGGTAACTATCCGAGTTTTAAATATTCGAACGAGGTGTTGATGGAAAACAAACTCGACAACCGTCTTACGATTCCCGTTGGTGAAGCTGCAGATTATGCCACGATTCTGATGCCCAAGCCAGGGACGGGAATGATCAGTAAAGAAGAAGATATTTTCACCAAAAGAGACATTATAGTTTCTGGTATTTTTCCCGGGAATGATCAACTTGACAATACCATTATTTCTCCTATTGAACTTGCGCGGGAACTTTTGAACTTGCCGAAAAACTCTGCCTATCAGATTGTTATTAAATTAAAGGATGCTGATAAAGCAGATGAAGTTAAAGAACAACTTTCGAAATTACTGGGTATGGACTATGATCTGAAAACCAAGAAAGAAGAAAATGCGGCTTTCTGGAAAATGATCAACACCGAAAAACTCTTTATCTATTTGATTTTCGCGCTGGTTATTTTCATTACCACTTTCAATTTGGCAGGAGCGATTATTATTTTACAACTGGATAAAAAAGAACAGGCGAAATCCCTTATTTCTCTGGGAATGAATTTCAAATCGCTGCGGAATATCTATTTCTATACCGGACTTTTAATTGTCTTTTTCGGCATTATTTGCGGACTGATTTTGGGAACTGCGATTTGTTATATACAGATCAATACCGGCTTCTTTAAAGCTGGCGCGAATACCGATTTGGCTTTTCCGGTTCGAATTAACACCCTAAACTATTTTATCGTCACCGCCACTGCAGGAATCTTTGGACTCGCGGTTGCATGGCTTTTCTCAAAGGTTAACAAAAGACATTTTAAAACCAGTTAA
- a CDS encoding ISAon1 family transposase N-terminal region protein — translation MDHYLELLKHILPEFLIEHFDLTKQATEGEVMHLYFEEKNNPPKEVSNRILIAHGFHKEITIQDFPLRGNAVYLHIKRCRWLDKKTKEIVQRDWNLVAEGTRLTKGFADFLKEICRYPTS, via the coding sequence TTGGATCATTATCTGGAACTGCTGAAACATATTCTGCCTGAATTTTTAATTGAACATTTTGATTTAACCAAGCAAGCCACCGAGGGTGAAGTGATGCACCTTTATTTTGAGGAGAAAAATAACCCTCCCAAAGAAGTGTCAAATCGAATTTTAATAGCACACGGATTCCATAAGGAGATTACTATTCAAGATTTTCCCCTGCGTGGAAACGCCGTTTACTTGCATATTAAAAGGTGCAGATGGCTGGATAAGAAGACAAAGGAAATCGTGCAGAGAGACTGGAACTTAGTCGCAGAAGGCACCCGTTTAACGAAGGGGTTTGCCGATTTTTTAAAAGAAATCTGTCGATACCCGACCTCTTGA
- a CDS encoding TrmH family RNA methyltransferase, with protein sequence MKNKQTFEYLQQFLTDERLRKINHFAPESSDFVLPVIEDVFQFRNAAAIVRSVEACGFHKIVAMESAHEFNPNLRVTKGAETWVEVERLPHSIDSLKEIKNRGYKIVAVSHENNATLLPDFQITEPVALVFGTEAEGVSKEVLDFADETLAIPMYGFTRSFNVSVAAAICMYELKQKLIKSNLDYKLSEEKLWEMKVRWAVNSITSGQKILERFQKHLI encoded by the coding sequence ATGAAAAACAAGCAGACCTTCGAGTATCTCCAGCAGTTTCTTACCGACGAGCGACTCCGGAAAATCAATCATTTTGCTCCGGAAAGTTCCGATTTTGTTTTGCCTGTGATCGAAGATGTTTTTCAATTCAGGAATGCCGCGGCGATTGTGCGTTCCGTAGAAGCCTGTGGATTTCATAAAATTGTCGCGATGGAAAGCGCGCATGAATTCAATCCCAATTTACGCGTCACCAAAGGAGCAGAAACCTGGGTAGAAGTAGAGCGGCTTCCGCACAGCATCGATTCTTTAAAAGAAATTAAAAACCGGGGTTATAAAATTGTTGCTGTTTCTCACGAAAATAATGCGACGCTTTTACCGGATTTTCAAATTACAGAACCTGTCGCGTTGGTTTTTGGGACCGAAGCAGAAGGAGTCAGCAAGGAAGTTTTAGATTTCGCTGACGAAACTTTAGCGATTCCCATGTATGGATTTACGCGAAGTTTCAATGTTTCTGTTGCGGCGGCAATCTGTATGTATGAACTCAAACAGAAATTGATAAAGTCGAATTTAGATTACAAACTTTCCGAAGAGAAACTGTGGGAAATGAAAGTGCGTTGGGCGGTGAATTCAATTACAAGTGGGCAGAAAATATTGGAAAGGTTTCAAAAACACTTAATTTAG